Below is a genomic region from Ignavibacteria bacterium.
CACCCTTCAGGAGCTTCTGCCTGCAGTTCCAGGGCTCATGAAAAAGAAAAGGCGCTTTATGTTTTAATTTCCGCATGAGGCCTTCAGGTACTTCAGGCTTACGGGATAGCATAAATCTTCTTTTTAAGCCCGCAAGGGACCGCCCAAAAGTCTGCCGCGGCTTCAGATAGCGGAGCGTATGATAGTATCTCGATATATTATAGGCACTCTCGGCCATACTTTCCCTTTCCTATCGTAAACTGTTTTTCCAGAAGGGATTGGCCTGCATTCCCGGTTTTGTTTCAGCGGCGCTTCCCGATGAATCGATGAGCACCTTTTCACTGCCGGCTTTTGAATCCCCTTCAATCTCATTTATTACAAATTTCATTTTGCCGTTTTTAAGCCTTATCAGCTCATCGGTGTACACTAAAGTATAACGGAAGTTTTTCCCCAGCCTGTTTTCAATCTCCTCTTTCAGCATCTTTTCTTCATCTGCCGTGTAGTCGGGAGTCTTTACAATATAGAAGGTAGCTTCCCCTCTTTTCTTCTGGAGAATCTGCGCACGCTTGACATTAACAATTTTCTTGAAGAAGAAGCCCGAGCCCGCAATTTTTGTTCCGTCGTCAAGTATGAGGTAATCCTGTTCGCGTCCTATAATTTCCTTTACCACACGGGACTTCCTGCCGCATTTACACTCAAAGTTGTGGTCGTAGAGTTTTACCGTATCCCCGGTATCGTATCTTATTAGCGGGAAAGCCTTATTGATGTATGTCGTTCCTATAATCTTGTAGTCGTCACAGCTGTTTTCAACCCTTTCAAATTCCACGTAAGAGAAAGATTCATCAATGTGCAGCGTCCCTTCTTCACATTCATAAATGTTGGCCACCCCCTCGGTCTGCCCGTAGAGCTGTCTTATGCCGCAGCCGAAGACCTCCTCTATATTCTTTTTCTGGAATTCAAAAAGCGTCTCAGAGCTCGCTGTAATTATACGGAGTTTCAGATCTCGGGCAAGGGACTCAAGTTTACGTTCCTTTATCAGGCTTGCCATATAATTAAGCGATGAAGGAAACCCGTGCATCCAGTAGATCCCGCTCTTCTTTATTTTTTTTAAGTAAAGTTCAACCGTATTACTGTTCAAATGGGCGTTGGAGAACATGTACTGGCGCGTGGGATAGCACTTTATCCAGTAAGGCGGTTTCTTCCTTTCTGTGTCCAGAACGTTCCTGCCTATTATATAGGCACACCATGTGTCGGTAGTCAGATTAAAAAGATATCTGCTCTTCCAGTATATTGCCCAGTGGTTGTTGACAAATTCCTTAGAGACAGGATAGTTTAGACCAGAGCCTGTGGTACCGCTGGTATGATTATATTTGAAGACATATTCAGGATTAATGATCTTGTCGTAGTGCTCCTTTACCATGTTTTTGGTTACTACGGGAGAATTAAAAAAATCTTTTTCATTCCTGATCGAATAAAACCGCGAGCCTTTAGCTACTTCCACAACTTTTTCTATGTCAAGGCCGCAGGTTTCCGTCCGTTCAAGTTCCATGTATTTGTGCAGGGCTTTGTAGAATTCTTTGTTAAATCTTCCATACCTTATTGTCAGCCCGAAGAGGTTGGTAATAATGTATTGAAGAGGGTACGGCAGACTGAAATATAATTTGTTCATGGCATCTCTATGGCTATTACTAAAATATTTATAGTTAAGTTCTAAAGATCAGTATAATCGGATTGTCTCAATCTTTTGGGGATCACTACACCTTCACCCATGAATTGCACTTCATGCTTTCAATTGCGGCAAATGATGCATTTGTTGTATTGACTAGGCTTTCAAGCGGAATCAGGGCTTTTCCCCCTTTGTTTACCCTCTCTATTAGGAGCTCAAACTGGCGCTTATGCCCTTTATCCTGCCGGCCTTTTAAGTTCTTAAATCCCCTGGCGCCATAACCCAAAGCCGAGCGCCAGTTGTCTATAACAAAAGTCCTTTCATCGCTGTAAACTTCAACACGTTCCTTCGCATATTGTTTACTCCCGTTGGAGAAATAATTAATTACGGCATTGCTGCCGTTCTCATATTTAAGGAGAATAGATGCGTTATCCGTGTTCTCACGGCCTTCGGTCCCAAGTGAATTCATGCAGACCTGCGTGACTTTACTTCCCGTAAGGTATGAACAGAGGTCTATAAAATGGCAGGCCTCACCAATGATCCTTCCGCCTCCAGCCTCCAGGTCGTGCAGCCAGCTTCCGGGGGGAATATAGCCTGCATTCATTGTGGCCGTGATGTTAAGCGGCGACCCGTTCAGCTGCTTTTTAACCGCCTCGGCATAGGGGGAAAATCTTCTGTTAAACCCAACGTTAACCGTTTTTCCAGAGGCCTCTGCTGCGGCAATGATTTCATGAAGTTCATTTCTATTCAATGCCAATGGCTTTTCTACAAACACGTTTTTCCCATGCCTTAAGGCCTCAACTGCCATCTTTGCGTGAAGGTTGTGCCTGGTTGTAATTATGACAAGATCAACTTCCTTATCCTCAAGAACAAGATTTACATCAGAACCTGCATTCTCGAAATTTCCTTTTTTTGCAAGTATCTTTGCGCTTAGGCCTTTTTGGCTTACAATGTATTTTTTCCGGACTGAAAGTTTTTTAATGGCGGGTATTATGGTGGACCCTGTAAAGTTTCCGGCTCCTATTATGGCAAGCACCCCGTGGCCCTTTGTAAATTCCGCCTCGTGCAGTTTTACTACAGAATCCCCCGCATTTGGTTTTTCAGGATATTTCAAAATAGAAGCTATAACGGCTTCCCTTTTTAAGTTGCCGTAAACCTTTATGTATTCTTCAAGCGGTACAATTTCCGAGATGAGTGATTTTACTTCCAGGCGCCCGGTGGAAATTGCATTCAGCACCGCCTCAATATTTCTTTTTTCTGTCCAGCGCACATAAGGAAGCGGATAATCCAGACCTTTCCTTTCATAGGATTCATCATATCTACCCGGGCCGTAGGAGCAGGAAACCTGAAAAGTGAGCTCTTTTTCATAAAAATCCGCACGGCTTATCTCCAGGCCTGTAACGCCGATAAGAATAATTCTCCCTCTTTTTCTAGACATCTTAGCCGAGGCCGTAATAATATCGTTGCTTCTGCTGGATGCTGTTATTATTACTCCATCTGCACCCGTTTCGTTTGTAATGGACTTAACCAGGTTCACCTGATCCAAAGGATCTGTAACCCTGAAAGCTTTTACGCCAAAGCCTTCTGCAAGCTTTACTTTGTGCGGATCGATATCAAAGCCAACTACATTGCACCCGTTTGCAATAAGGAGCTTTGCCGTCACAAGCCCTATGAGCCCAAGGCCGATCACACAAAATGTTTCGCCTAGCGTCGGGTTTGAAAGCCTTATTCCCTGAAGGGCTATTGCTCCAACAACGGCAAAACTGCCCTCTTCATCTGAAACGTTATCCGGAACCTTGGCTGCAAGATTTACCGGCACACAGACAATTTCTGCGTGGTTACCGTTGGAGACCACCCTGTCCCCAACCTTAAATTCGCTAACCCCTTTTCCCACGGCAATAACTTTTCCCACGTTACAGTAACCCAAGGCCAGGGGCTGATCCAGCTTATTTAATACCGCCTCAATAGTTGGAACCAAACCGTCAGTTTTAATTTTATCCAGAACCATTTTAACCTTGTCCGGCTGCTGTTTTGCCTTATCCAGCATATTCGCCCTCCCGAATTCAACAAGCATCTTTTCAGTGCCAAGAGAAACAAGCGAGCAGGCAGTCTGGATTAAAACATGGCCTGAGGTGACCATTGGAGCCGGGATCTCNNNNNNNNNNNNNNNNNNNNNNNNNNNNNNNNNNNNNNNNNNNNNNNNNNNNNNNNNNNNNNNNNNNNNNNNNNNNNNNNNNNNNNNNNNNNNNNNNNNNAGCAGGCAGTCTGGATTAAAACATGGCCTGAGGTGACCATTGGAGCCGGGATCTCTTCTAAAATTGTATTACCCTTCTTTAAATCCTGTATGATTTGTCTCATCTTTTTACTCTTCCCCTCTTATCACATTCATAACAATATTTCTTTTATCTTCCTGTTAACTCTTCATAGATTTTCTTTAACTCTGGGTAGCCGCTAAGCTGCGTGTGCCTGTTTTGCAGAATATCTATGTTTTCCATCTCCTTTATTTTACTCATTAGTTCAGATGAATTACTTATGCCGTAGAGGCATACCCCTTCAGGCCTTTTTACACAGTTGGTAGCCAGAACATTTTTGTTTAAGTAGAGAGCCTCTTTAACGGATAATGAATCCCCGTCTGTTGACGTGTTGCGGATGTAGCAGTCTGATAATTTAAGTATTTCAAAAAAGCTGTGAGGCACCGTGATCATTAAAATGTTAACTGTTAACTGTATGTTACTTCTGCGAAAGTAATTTCTGTAAGAGGCACTTGGATCAGATATTATTAAAGCCTTGTCGCACACCTGACTGAACACCCGGACAAGCTCACTTATGCCGTAAATTTCCTGCCCCCTGTCATCATACATAACGCCAAAGGCGTTTGTGCAGAAAACCGTTTTATACGCGGCCCTTAAGGCTTTTACCTTTGAACTTATCTCGCCTGGAAGATCTTCTTCAATGGGCGGAGGAATAAAAGCCGATATTTTTTTTGTTTTCCTGTTGTATCTGGAGGCAAATTTATAAGCCCCCTCATTTAGCACAAGGGGGAAAGTGGAAAAATGGATCGATATCTTATCGAAAAAGTTTTTTACCCTGCTCTTGTTCCCCAGGCTCCCGTGATAGGTGTTGATATGCTTTTTCCCGGTTAAAAATGAAACTAACGTCAGAAGCGCTCTCAGGTATACGCTTGATATATTAAGGTGTACAACCCTGTATGAGAGATATTTTGGAATAAATTTTTTCAGTGTCGAAGCCCTGAGGCTCATCGCCTCAAAGGGAACATTATCCCTCCTTAAATTATAGAGAAGCCTTTCAATATGTATAGTTACTCCTCCTATCGGAGGCGGTATTTTACCGATTATAAAAATCCCCGGTTTACTCATTCATCAGCTCTTTTCCGCATACATTAAAACCTATGCACTAACCTTCTTAATCCCGCCAAGAGGAATAAGCTTTTCCTTATTCTTTACCAGAGAAAAATACAGATCTGTATATCTGCTAAGGCATGCCTGCAGGCTGAAATCCATCACCCTCATCCTTGCATTCTCAGAATAATTCTTCCTTTTTTCAGCGTCTGTGATCAGCCGGAAAATTGCCTCTGAGAGCATTTGAGGATTTTCTTTCTCCACAAGGCTGCCGTTTATATTGTTTTCAATAACTTCGCTGTTGCTGCCCACATCTGTTGCAACAATAGGAATGCCTGATGCCATGGCCTCCAGCATGGAGATTGAGAGCCCCTCCCATTTTGAGGACATTACCCATATGTCGTTCTGATAAAGGAGGTCCGGAATGTCACTCCTGGCCCCCAGGAACTTAACGTCATTTTCCAGCTTCAGCTCTTGAGTCAGCCTCAACAGATCATCTTTCAGACTCCCCGTACCGGCCAGGTTTAAGGCCGGAACC
It encodes:
- a CDS encoding phenylacetate--CoA ligase family protein codes for the protein MNKLYFSLPYPLQYIITNLFGLTIRYGRFNKEFYKALHKYMELERTETCGLDIEKVVEVAKGSRFYSIRNEKDFFNSPVVTKNMVKEHYDKIINPEYVFKYNHTSGTTGSGLNYPVSKEFVNNHWAIYWKSRYLFNLTTDTWCAYIIGRNVLDTERKKPPYWIKCYPTRQYMFSNAHLNSNTVELYLKKIKKSGIYWMHGFPSSLNYMASLIKERKLESLARDLKLRIITASSETLFEFQKKNIEEVFGCGIRQLYGQTEGVANIYECEEGTLHIDESFSYVEFERVENSCDDYKIIGTTYINKAFPLIRYDTGDTVKLYDHNFECKCGRKSRVVKEIIGREQDYLILDDGTKIAGSGFFFKKIVNVKRAQILQKKRGEATFYIVKTPDYTADEEKMLKEEIENRLGKNFRYTLVYTDELIRLKNGKMKFVINEIEGDSKAGSEKVLIDSSGSAAETKPGMQANPFWKNSLR
- a CDS encoding Gfo/Idh/MocA family oxidoreductase, translating into EIPAPMVTSGHVLIQTACSLVSLGTEKMLVEFGRANMLDKAKQQPDKVKMVLDKIKTDGLVPTIEAVLNKLDQPLALGYCNVGKVIAVGKGVSEFKVGDRVVSNGNHAEIVCVPVNLAAKVPDNVSDEEGSFAVVGAIALQGIRLSNPTLGETFCVIGLGLIGLVTAKLLIANGCNVVGFDIDPHKVKLAEGFGVKAFRVTDPLDQVNLVKSITNETGADGVIITASSRSNDIITASAKMSRKRGRIILIGVTGLEISRADFYEKELTFQVSCSYGPGRYDESYERKGLDYPLPYVRWTEKRNIEAVLNAISTGRLEVKSLISEIVPLEEYIKVYGNLKREAVIASILKYPEKPNAGDSVVKLHEAEFTKGHGVLAIIGAGNFTGSTIIPAIKKLSVRKKYIVSQKGLSAKILAKKGNFENAGSDVNLVLEDKEVDLVIITTRHNLHAKMAVEALRHGKNVFVEKPLALNRNELHEIIAAAEASGKTVNVGFNRRFSPYAEAVKKQLNGSPLNITATMNAGYIPPGSWLHDLEAGGGRIIGEACHFIDLCSYLTGSKVTQVCMNSLGTEGRENTDNASILLKYENGSNAVINYFSNGSKQYAKERVEVYSDERTFVIDNWRSALGYGARGFKNLKGRQDKGHKRQFELLIERVNKGGKALIPLESLVNTTNASFAAIESMKCNSWVKV